One genomic region from bacterium encodes:
- a CDS encoding acyl-CoA dehydrogenase, which produces MDLNYTAEQDAFRKEARAWLEANVPREPLPSFDTREGFEAHRAWEKQLNAGGWAMVPWPVEYGGRGANLLEWLIFEEEYYRAGAPGRVNQNGIFLLGPTIMEYGTPEQKARFLPKMASSEEVWAQGWSEPNAGSDMAAIQASAVLDGDHYVINGQKTWASRGAYADWLFGMFRTDPDSERHRGLTFVLVPLDLPGVTVRPIEQLDGEAGFAEVFLNDVRVPVENQLGEVNRGWDVAMATAGFERGLMLRSPARFQNTARKLVALYRETAASGQPIDAGLRDTVARCWVDAEAYTLNTYQTVSHLLAGGKIGSESSLNKIFWSELDLRMHEAALSLLGARAELLPQAPAAEGVGDWLDGYLFALSGPIYAGTNEVQRNIIAERILGLPRK; this is translated from the coding sequence GTGGATCTGAACTACACCGCAGAACAAGACGCCTTCCGCAAAGAAGCGCGCGCCTGGCTGGAAGCCAACGTGCCGCGTGAACCCCTGCCCTCCTTCGACACGCGCGAGGGCTTCGAGGCGCATCGCGCCTGGGAAAAACAGCTCAACGCGGGTGGCTGGGCGATGGTTCCCTGGCCCGTCGAGTACGGCGGGCGCGGTGCCAATCTGCTCGAGTGGTTGATCTTCGAGGAGGAGTACTACCGGGCCGGCGCACCCGGCCGCGTCAACCAGAACGGGATCTTCCTGCTCGGGCCCACGATCATGGAATACGGAACTCCCGAGCAGAAGGCGCGCTTCCTGCCAAAGATGGCGTCGAGCGAAGAAGTGTGGGCGCAGGGTTGGTCGGAACCGAATGCGGGCAGCGACATGGCTGCGATTCAGGCGAGCGCGGTACTCGATGGCGATCACTACGTGATCAACGGCCAGAAGACCTGGGCTTCTCGAGGCGCCTATGCGGATTGGTTGTTCGGCATGTTCCGCACCGATCCGGATTCGGAACGCCACAGGGGGCTGACCTTCGTACTCGTGCCGCTGGATCTTCCCGGTGTGACGGTTCGGCCGATCGAGCAACTCGATGGCGAAGCGGGTTTCGCCGAGGTCTTTTTGAACGACGTGCGCGTACCGGTCGAGAATCAACTCGGCGAAGTCAATCGCGGCTGGGACGTGGCCATGGCCACCGCGGGTTTCGAACGCGGGCTCATGTTGCGCAGCCCGGCGCGCTTCCAGAACACGGCCCGCAAGCTCGTGGCGCTCTACCGCGAGACCGCCGCGAGCGGCCAGCCCATCGATGCGGGCCTGCGCGACACGGTCGCGCGCTGCTGGGTGGACGCCGAGGCCTACACGCTCAACACCTATCAGACCGTTTCTCATCTTCTGGCCGGTGGAAAGATCGGCTCCGAGTCGAGCCTCAACAAGATCTTCTGGTCGGAACTCGACCTGCGGATGCACGAAGCCGCACTCTCCCTTTTGGGTGCGCGAGCGGAACTTCTACCGCAGGCCCCGGCGGCCGAGGGCGTCGGCGACTGGCTCGACGGTTATCTATTCGCCCTTTCCGGGCCGATCTACGCGGGCACGAACGAAGTGCAGCGAAACATCATCGCCGAGCGCATCCTCGGCCTGCCGAGGAAATAG
- a CDS encoding enoyl-CoA hydratase family protein — MSVTSEIKNGVAEVYIDHPPVNAPDSKGWFKIADTITNLGQSEDVQCIILAAKGRGFCAGVDIKELAADASQITQVNAGCWKAFAAVHDCSVPVVAACHGFVLGGGIGLAGSSDIIVASDDASFGLPEIDRGALGAASHLMRMFPIQKVRKMLFTGEPIDAAEAYRLGALEWIGPREELMGAAHRIADSIASKSPKAMRLAKECMNGIELLDIKTSYRFEQGFTLELYTSPDSQEARDAFVEKRDASYKDKD, encoded by the coding sequence ATGTCCGTCACCTCGGAAATCAAGAACGGCGTTGCGGAGGTCTATATCGATCACCCGCCCGTGAACGCGCCCGACAGCAAGGGCTGGTTCAAGATCGCCGATACGATCACGAATCTGGGTCAATCCGAAGACGTGCAGTGCATCATCCTTGCGGCCAAGGGTCGCGGCTTCTGCGCGGGCGTCGACATCAAGGAACTGGCGGCCGACGCAAGCCAGATCACGCAGGTGAACGCGGGCTGTTGGAAGGCTTTTGCCGCCGTGCACGACTGCTCGGTTCCGGTCGTTGCAGCGTGCCACGGCTTCGTCCTGGGCGGTGGAATCGGGCTGGCTGGATCCAGCGACATCATCGTGGCTTCCGACGATGCGAGCTTCGGACTACCCGAGATCGATCGCGGTGCGCTCGGTGCGGCCTCGCACCTGATGCGGATGTTCCCCATCCAGAAGGTGCGCAAGATGCTCTTCACCGGGGAACCGATCGACGCGGCCGAGGCCTATCGACTCGGCGCGCTCGAGTGGATCGGTCCGCGCGAGGAACTCATGGGGGCCGCGCACCGCATCGCCGATTCGATCGCCTCCAAGAGTCCCAAGGCCATGCGGCTGGCCAAGGAATGCATGAACGGCATCGAGTTGCTCGACATCAAGACGAGCTACCGCTTCGAGCAGGGCTTCACGCTCGAACTCTACACCTCACCCGACTCACAGGAGGCTCGCGACGCGTTCGTTGAAAAGCGCGACGCGTCCTACAAAGACAAGGACTGA
- a CDS encoding nitronate monooxygenase, with protein MSSALKTPLCEILGIRYPIIQTGMGWVATPELTAAVSNAGGIGFLAAATLRPQDVDAEIQKVKALTDQPFGVNFLMDAPGADVITEAIVRNGVKAAGYNRAPSAELIDELKRNSVVCVPTCGAVKHALKAQKLGADVIIVQGTEGGGHTGSVPTTLLVSSCADSVDVPVVAAGGIHDGRGLVAALAFGAQGIAMGTRFVLTHESPVPKATTDLFLESRVEDAIITSRIDGMPQRVVVNELVRKLESSNAVSGLWLALRSALAFRRTSGASLRELLRSALSMRRNQRLTRAQMLMAANAPILAKLAMQDGDPIAGYLPGGSVAGVIDDLPSCAELIERIINEAEQTLKALAN; from the coding sequence TTGTCGTCGGCGCTGAAGACTCCGCTCTGCGAGATCCTCGGGATCCGCTATCCGATCATCCAGACCGGTATGGGCTGGGTTGCCACGCCAGAACTCACCGCAGCGGTGAGCAACGCGGGCGGGATCGGTTTCCTGGCGGCCGCCACACTTCGACCACAGGATGTCGACGCGGAGATCCAGAAGGTGAAGGCGCTGACGGATCAGCCCTTTGGCGTAAACTTCCTCATGGATGCCCCGGGTGCCGACGTGATCACGGAAGCGATCGTGCGCAATGGCGTCAAGGCGGCCGGCTACAATCGCGCACCCAGCGCGGAACTGATCGATGAACTGAAACGCAATTCAGTGGTCTGCGTGCCCACCTGCGGCGCGGTCAAACACGCGCTGAAGGCGCAGAAACTCGGCGCCGACGTGATCATCGTCCAGGGTACCGAAGGCGGTGGTCACACCGGCTCCGTGCCAACAACGCTACTGGTCTCGAGCTGTGCGGACTCGGTCGACGTGCCGGTGGTGGCCGCCGGGGGAATCCACGACGGACGTGGACTGGTCGCCGCGCTTGCATTCGGAGCGCAGGGGATCGCCATGGGTACGCGCTTCGTACTCACGCACGAGAGTCCGGTTCCCAAAGCCACCACGGACCTTTTCCTGGAGTCCCGCGTCGAAGACGCGATCATCACTTCGCGAATCGACGGCATGCCCCAGCGCGTGGTCGTCAACGAACTGGTTCGCAAGCTCGAGTCGAGCAACGCGGTATCGGGTTTGTGGCTGGCCCTGCGCAGCGCGCTGGCCTTTCGCCGCACAAGTGGTGCCTCCCTGCGAGAACTGCTGCGCTCCGCACTCTCGATGCGGCGCAATCAGCGTCTTACGCGCGCGCAGATGCTCATGGCAGCGAATGCGCCCATACTCGCCAAGCTGGCCATGCAAGACGGAGATCCGATCGCGGGCTATCTGCCCGGTGGCTCCGTCGCCGGGGTCATCGACGATCTGCCGAGTTGCGCCGAACTGATCGAACGAATCATCAACGAGGCCGAGCAGACGCTCAAGGCCCTCGCGAACTGA
- a CDS encoding enoyl-CoA hydratase, producing MSDAEVEKDIVLYDVAGESDEIAIITMNRPKFNNAQNGAMTYELDAAFKRAAFDDTIKVIILRGAGKHFSAGHDIGTSGRDITEPQDRVGMWYDHSDKQGGEFLYVREQEAYLGMCRRWRDIPKPTIAQVQGACIAGGLMLAWVCDLIVASDDSFYSDPVVRMGIPGVEYFAHPYELNPRLAKEFLFLGERMSADRAYSAGMINRVVPREDLESETLSIAERIGKMPRLGLALTKQAINHVEDLQGKRTGMDSVFHMHHFAHAHNSTVTDNPLAGFNAKSMADSQRAQGAKKS from the coding sequence ATGAGTGACGCAGAAGTCGAGAAGGACATCGTTCTATACGATGTGGCAGGTGAGAGCGACGAGATCGCGATCATCACCATGAATCGACCCAAGTTCAATAACGCGCAAAACGGCGCAATGACCTACGAACTCGACGCTGCGTTCAAGAGAGCGGCATTCGACGACACGATCAAGGTGATCATCTTGCGGGGTGCGGGCAAGCATTTCTCTGCGGGTCACGACATCGGCACGTCCGGTCGCGACATCACGGAACCCCAGGATCGCGTGGGCATGTGGTACGACCACTCCGACAAACAAGGCGGCGAGTTCCTGTACGTTCGCGAGCAGGAAGCCTATCTAGGCATGTGCCGACGCTGGCGCGATATTCCCAAGCCGACCATCGCCCAGGTTCAGGGCGCCTGCATCGCGGGTGGCCTGATGCTGGCATGGGTCTGCGACCTGATCGTTGCATCCGATGATTCCTTCTACTCGGATCCGGTCGTGCGCATGGGCATCCCCGGCGTCGAGTACTTCGCACATCCCTATGAACTCAATCCGCGCCTGGCAAAGGAGTTTCTCTTCCTGGGCGAACGCATGTCGGCAGATCGAGCCTACTCCGCCGGCATGATCAACCGAGTCGTTCCCCGCGAAGATCTGGAGAGCGAGACGCTGTCGATCGCCGAGCGCATCGGGAAGATGCCGCGCCTGGGTCTTGCACTGACGAAGCAAGCCATCAACCACGTCGAAGATCTACAAGGCAAGCGCACGGGCATGGACTCGGTATTCCACATGCACCACTTTGCCCACGCGCATAACAGTACGGTTACCGACAACCCCCTGGCCGGATTCAACGCCAAGAGCATGGCTGATTCGCAACGCGCTCAAGGCGCCAAGAAGTCCTAG
- a CDS encoding CoA-transferase: MSDFTRAEVCVAACADCYRGDGEKLASAFGTIPMIGAKLARSTFEPDLVMTDGIASTLANVLPVSSGPDGKAPPEPVVDGWFPFRTIFDVLWSGQRHVIMIASQIDRFGNQNFACIGDYRKPKAQLLGMRGAPGNTISHTTSYWIPNHSRNTFVEKVDVVSGVGYDRARALGEASTRHHEVRRVVSNLAVFDFGGADQSMRLVSLHPGVSIDEVVEATGFELEVADSVPETRGPNEQELVLIRDVLDPGKARDNEVKA, from the coding sequence ATGAGCGATTTCACGCGCGCCGAAGTCTGCGTGGCCGCCTGTGCCGATTGTTATCGCGGCGATGGCGAGAAACTGGCGAGCGCCTTCGGCACGATTCCGATGATCGGTGCAAAACTGGCCCGTTCGACCTTCGAACCCGATCTGGTCATGACCGACGGCATCGCTTCGACGCTTGCGAACGTGTTGCCGGTTAGTTCAGGGCCCGATGGGAAAGCGCCCCCTGAGCCTGTGGTCGACGGCTGGTTTCCGTTCCGCACGATCTTCGACGTACTCTGGTCCGGGCAGCGCCACGTGATCATGATCGCCAGCCAGATCGATCGCTTTGGGAATCAGAACTTTGCCTGCATTGGCGACTATCGAAAACCAAAGGCACAACTCCTGGGTATGCGCGGGGCGCCAGGAAATACCATCAGCCATACGACCAGCTACTGGATTCCAAACCACAGCCGAAACACCTTCGTCGAGAAAGTCGACGTGGTTTCGGGAGTCGGATACGACCGGGCCAGAGCCCTGGGCGAGGCGAGTACGCGCCATCACGAAGTGCGCCGGGTGGTTTCGAACCTGGCCGTGTTCGACTTCGGCGGCGCGGACCAGTCCATGCGCCTGGTATCGCTGCACCCGGGCGTGAGTATCGACGAGGTGGTCGAGGCCACCGGCTTCGAACTCGAGGTAGCGGATTCCGTGCCCGAGACACGCGGGCCCAATGAACAGGAACTGGTCTTGATTCGCGACGTGCTCGATCCGGGCAAGGCGCGTGACAACGAGGTAAAAGCATGA